The proteins below come from a single Neospora caninum Liverpool complete genome, chromosome IX genomic window:
- a CDS encoding srs domain-containing protein codes for MERRILFFIKSWAAVGLVAAVLFGACPSGRWSVRVEGTEITPTCTQRNEMTTCVCSAEGGVTEEAGESTSAATVSESINGITIQCPSTEFEFAPSKATDVCFTEDNTASLKACKDSQKSSSIKEFLNLASDSTSPQWTEVESHNYVKTLTLAPATFPLTDKHFFAGCLKTKAENDECVVKVSVKARTSAVKDGVLICAYGEESNSSVPEAALNSENNSLTILCGSEGQMEPTKESLTAYHCTDSNTDECKIVNLTEVMPTFTSSWWTTDELNSKAPKLVIPEDGFPAQEETILLGCNLNNNVVSRHEDDNGTTAAQLPTCKVKVTLAASSSRSQASSVSFRGLFVLVFVPLVLLGTC; via the coding sequence ATGGAGCGTAGGATATTATTCTTCATCAAGTCCTGGGCAGCAGTAGGGCTGGTGGCTGCCGTTCTTTTCGGTGCGTGTCCGAGCGGACGGTGGAGCGTTCGGGTCGAAGGAACAGAAATTACACCCACATGCACTCAAAGGAATGAGATGACCACTTGTGTCTGCTCAGCAGAGGGAGGTGTtacagaagaagcaggcgaatCAACATCCGCCGCAACGGTGTCCGAGTCAATCAACGGGATCACTATACAGTGTCCTTCCACAGAGTTCGAGTTTGCGCCCTCGAAAGCGACGGACGTATGTTTTACAGAAGACAATACCGCCAGCCTGAAAGCGTGTAAGGACAGTCAGAAGTCCTCCTCCATCAAAGAATTTTTGAACCTAGCGTCGGACAGCACCTCTCCCCAGTGGACGGAGGTCGAGAGCCACAACTACGTGAAGACTCTAACGCTTGCACCAGCAACCTTCCCCCTTACCGACAAACACTTTTTCGCCGGCTGCCTAAAAACAAAAGCCGAGAATGACGAGTGCGTGGTGAAGGTCAGCGTCAAGGCCAGGACCTCGGCTGTGAAAGACGGTGTCCTCATTTGCGCCtacggcgaagagagcaaCTCGTCTGTTCCAGAAGCAGCACTGAATTCCGAGAACAACTCGCTAACGATCCTGTGTGGCAGTGAGGGACAGATGGAGCCAACCAAGGAATCCTTGACTGCCTACCACTGCACGGACTCCAACACAGATGAGTGCAAGATCGTGAACCTCACTGAGGTCATGCCGACCTTCACATCGAGCTGGTGGACAACGGATGAGCTGAACTCCAAGGCACCGAAACTGGTGATTCCGGAAGACGGCTTTCCTGCCCAGGAAGAAACGATTCTCTTGGGATGCAACCTAAACAACAACGTTGTCTCGAGGCATGAGGACGATAATGGAACCACAGCTGCTCAGCTGCCGACATGCAAAGTGAAGGTGACACTTGCCGCGAGTTCGTCCCGGTCCCAGGCCTCGAGCGTTTCCTTCCGCGGATTGTTTGTGTTGGTCTTCGTtccccttgttcttcttGGCACATGCTGA
- a CDS encoding srs domain-containing protein, with the protein MERRISFPKSRAPVGLVAAVFFVSCWNGLWTSAVTGTAIQPQCTLGEGMTRCTCSSSVGVGRGTVGTGSSATLSESNNAITIQCPKAGFKFVPADPNRVCTFAEEQTPLKTCDEHKDEKASPIEDFLAHTPDTNPAAWKTTEGGTKDNSLTIPPDSFPLIDKSFFAGCLQTATNYDECLVTVSVKARTSAVKDGVLICAYGKESNSFVPEVTLNSENNSLTIQCGSEGQMEPTQQSLTAYHCAGSNTTDCQKVNLTEIMPTFTSSWWTKDEQNSNAPKLVIPEDGFPSQEETIVLGCEQIKPSSARETQGGESTAVELPTCSVKVTLSAQTSGSQASNASFLGLFLLAFMSSIMGSY; encoded by the coding sequence ATGGAACGCCGTATTTCGTTCCCCAAGTCCCGAGCTCCGGTTGGGCTAGTGGCCGCAGTTTTTTTCGTGTCATGCTGGAACGGCCTGTGGACGAGTGCGGTAACAGGAACAGCAATACAGCCGCAGTGCACTCTAGGGGAGGGGATGACCAGGTGTACCTGCAGTTCATCAGTAGGTGTAGGAAGAGGAACAGTTGGGACCGGTAGCAGCGCAACTCTGTCCGAGTCGAACAATGCAATCACTATTCAGTGTCCCAAAGCAGGCTTCAAGTTTGTACCGGCGGATCCAAATCGTGTATGCACTTTCGCCGAGGAACAAACCCCTCTGAAAACGTGCGATGAACACAAGGATGAAAAAGCCTCTCCCATCGAAGATTTTCTGGCGCACACCCCCGACACCAACCCAGCAGCGTGGAAGACGACAGAAGGAGGCACGAAGGATAATTCATTAACCATTCCACCAGACAGCTTCCCACTGATCGACAAAAGCTTCTTTGCCGGATGCCTACAAACAGCAACCAACTATGACGAGTGTTTGGTGACGGTCAGCGTCAAGGCCAGGACCTCGGCCGTGAAAGACGGTGTCCTCATTTGCGCCTACGGCAAAGAGAGCAACTCGTTTGTTCCAGAAGTAACACTGAATTCCGAGAACAACTCACTGACCATCCAGTGCGGCAGTGAGGGACAGATGGAGCCGACGCAGCAATCTTTGACTGCCTACCACTGCGCCGGCTCCAACACAACAGACTGCCAGAAGGTGAACCTGACTGAGATCATGCCGACCTTCACATCGAGCTGGTGGACAAAGGACGAGCAGAACAGTAATGCACCGAAACTGGTGATTCCGGAAGACGGCTTTCCTTCCCAGGAAGAAACGATCGTATTGGGCTGCGAGCAAATAAAACCATCAAGTGCAAGGGAAACGCAAGGTGGTGAAAGCACTGCTGTTGAGCTGCCGACATGCAGCGTGAAGGTGACACTCAGTGCCCAGACCTCGGGTTCACAGGCCTCGaacgcttccttcctcggaTTGTTCCTTTTGGCTTTCATGTCCTCTATCATGGGCTCATACTAA
- a CDS encoding srs domain-containing protein: protein MECRISLSNRSRAPVIGLVAAVLFVSCSSGLWRSEAAAPLITPQCDKNEEVTSCNCGSDASSNTGADGKSISATLSESSNGITIHCPQTGFNFVPSEKTYVCTGGKTEGALKTCEGGNGKKSPITDFMIPVTESNSIAWTETSSTTKDYSLTLPPGSFPLVDKSFFAGCMETRQDNGNPKECLVTVSVTARTSTVKDGVLTCAYATDSNSSVLEVTLNSENNSLTIQCGSEGQMEPTQQSLTAYHCAGSNTTDCQKVNLTEIMPTFTSSWWTKDEQNSNAPKLVIPEDGFPAQEETIVLGCSHNNKGVSTDEEDEGDQTAAVELPTCKVTVTLGANTSGSQAPNVSFLGLFTLVFIPLMCSMSY from the coding sequence ATGGAATGTCGCATTTCCCTGTCAAACAGGTCACGGGCACCAGTGATAGGACTCGTGGCTGCGGTTCTGTTCGTCTCATGCTCGAGCGGCCTATGGAGGAGTGAAGCAGCCGCACCACTAATAACGCCACAATGTGATAAAAATGAGGAGGTGACCTCTTGTAACTGCGGATCGGATGCAAGTTCAAACACAGGAGCCGACGGAAAGAGTATCAGCGCAACTCTGTCTGAGTCGAGCAATGGAATCACTATTCATTGTCCCCAAACAGGATTCAACTTTGTGCCCTCCGAAAAAACGTACGTATGCActggagggaaaacggaggggGCTCTGAAAACTTGTGAAGGTGGCAATGGCAAGAAATCTCCCATCACGGATTTCATGATCCCCGTTACCGAGAGCAACTCAATAGCGTGGACGGAGACATCCAGTACAACAAAGGATTATTCTCTAACATTACCACCAGGCAGTTTCCCTCTTGTCGACAAAAGCTTTTTCGCTGGCTGCATGGAAACACGCCAAGACAACGGTAACCCCAAGGAGTGCTTGGTGACAGTAAGCGTCACGGCCAGGACGTCGACCGTGAAAGACGGTGTTCTCACTTGCGCCTACGCCACAGACAGCAACTCCTCTGTTCTAGAAGTAACATTGAACTCCGAGAACAACTCGCTGACTATCCAGTGTGGCAGTGAGGGGCAGATGGAGCCGACGCAGCAATCTTTGACTGCCTACCACTGCGCCGGCTCCAACACAACAGACTGCCAGAAGGTGAACCTGACTGAGATCATGCCGACCTTCACATCGAGCTGGTGGACAAAGGACGAGCAGAACAGTAATGCACCGAAACTGGTGATTCCGGAAGATGGCTTCCCTGCCCAGGAAGAAACGATTGTGCTGGGATGCAGCCACAACAACAAAGGTGTCTCGACGGATGAGGAGGATGAAGGTGATCAAACCGCCGCAGTGGAGCTGCCGACCTGCAAAGTGACGGTGACACTTGGTGCGAATACGTCCGGTTCACAGGCCCCAAatgtttccttcctcggaTTGTTTACATTGGTTTTCATTCCGCTTATGTGTTCTATGTCTTACTGA
- a CDS encoding srs domain-containing protein: protein MERRISFSSRSCEAVRLVAAVCFVACLSRLSTAADAETIQPKCTQQNQVTTCVCSEPGVGAKEVRNSSPTVTLSESSAGITIECSPSTTFDFVPEADTKVCVATEIDQQTLKLCKSTSNTSIRDFLTQDNASSVPSWTQVKKTTTKKSLTIPPEDLPLTDKSFFAGCQNSTSANDECVVSVSVKARTSAVKDGVLICAYGKESNSSVPEVTLNSENNSLTILCGSEGQMEPTQQSLTAYHCTGSHTTDCKKVNLTEIMPTFTSSWWTTDELNSKAPKLVIPEDGFPAQEETILLGCNLNNNVVSRHEDDNGTTAAQLPTCKVKVTLAASSSRSQASSVSFRGLFVLVFVPLVLLGTC, encoded by the coding sequence ATGGAACGTCGTATTTCGTTTTCAAGCAGGTCGTGCGAGGCGGTTAGGCTGGTGGCcgctgtctgtttcgtcgcGTGCCTGAGCAGGTTATCGACCGCTGCGGACGCAGAAACAATACAACCCAAATGCACTCAACAGAACCAGGTGACAACTTGTGTCTGTAGCGAGCCTGGAGTTGGTGCGAAAGAAGTACGCAATTCATCCCCAACTGTAACTCTGTCTGAGTCGAGCGCTGGAATCACCATAGAGTGCTCCCCCTCAACAACCTTCGATTTTGTGCCGGAGGCAGACACAAAAGTGTGTGTTGCGACTGAAATTGACCAGCAGACCCTAAAGTTGTGTAAATCTACCTCAAACACCTCCATTCGAGATTTCTTGACTCAGGACAACGCCAGCAGCGTGCCCTCTTGGACGCAGGTCAAGAAAACCACCACAAAGAAGTCCTTAACCATTCCACCAGAAGATCTTCCCCTTACCGACAAaagcttcttcgccggctgCCAAAACAGCACCAGCGCCAATGACGAGTGCGTGGTGAGTGTAAGCGTCAAGGCCAGGACCTCGGCTGTGAAAGACGGTGTCCTCATTTGCGCCTACGGCAAAGAGAGCAACTCGTCTGTTCCAGAAGTAACACTGAATTCCGAGAACAACTCGCTGACTATCCTGTGTGGCAGTGAGGGACAGATGGAGCCGACTCAGCAATCTTTGACTGCCTACCACTGCACGGGCTCCCACACAACTGACTGCAAGAAGGTGAACCTGACTGAGATCATGCCGACCTTCACATCGAGCTGGTGGACAACGGATGAGCTGAACTCCAAGGCACCGAAACTGGTGATTCCGGAAGACGGCTTTCCTGCCCAGGAAGAAACGATTCTCTTGGGATGCAACCTAAACAACAACGTTGTCTCGAGGCATGAGGACGATAATGGAACCACAGCTGCTCAGCTGCCGACATGCAAAGTGAAGGTGACACTTGCCGCGAGTTCGTCCCGGTCCCAGGCCTCGAGCGTTTCCTTCCGCGGATTGTTTGTGTTGGTCTTCGTtccccttgttcttcttGGCACATGCTGA